In one Pseudomonas sp. 31-12 genomic region, the following are encoded:
- the ftsB gene encoding cell division protein FtsB, whose protein sequence is MRSPNWLFLVLLLLLAGLQYRLWVGNGSLAQVAELTQQIADQHAENEGLLERNRVMDAEVSELKKGMETVEERARHELGMVKDGETLYQLAQ, encoded by the coding sequence ATGCGCAGTCCCAATTGGTTGTTCCTCGTCTTGCTCTTGCTGCTGGCTGGCCTGCAATACCGCCTGTGGGTGGGTAATGGCAGTCTGGCGCAAGTGGCCGAGCTGACTCAGCAGATCGCGGATCAACACGCTGAGAACGAAGGATTGCTGGAGCGCAATCGGGTCATGGACGCTGAAGTCAGCGAGTTGAAAAAAGGCATGGAGACCGTTGAAGAGCGGGCTCGCCATGAGTTGGGCATGGTCAAGGACGGTGAAACCCTTTACCAGTTGGCCCAATGA
- the eno gene encoding phosphopyruvate hydratase, with amino-acid sequence MAKIVDIKGREVLDSRGNPTVEADVLLDNGIIGSACAPSGASTGSREALELRDGDKSRYLGKGVLKAVANINGPIRDLLKGADPSDQKALDHAMIKLDGTENKGSLGANAILAVSLAAAKAAAQDQDLPLYAHIANLNGTPGVYSMPVPMMNIINGGEHADNNVDIQEFMVQPVGAKSFSEGLRMGTEIFHHLKAVLKARGLSTAVGDEGGFAPNLASNEDALKVISEAVANAGYKLGTDVTLALDCAASEFYEDGKYNLSGEGQVFTAEGFADYLKGLTERYPIISIEDGLDESDWAGWKILTDKIGEKVQLVGDDLFVTNTKILKEGIDKKIANSILIKFNQIGTLTETLEAIQMAKAAGYTAVISHRSGETEDSTIADLAVGTSAGQIKTGSLCRSDRVSKYNQLLRIEEQLNGKAKYNGRSEFRG; translated from the coding sequence ATGGCAAAAATCGTCGACATCAAAGGTCGTGAAGTTCTCGACTCCCGTGGCAATCCCACCGTGGAAGCGGACGTGCTTCTCGATAACGGCATCATCGGCAGCGCTTGCGCGCCGTCCGGTGCTTCCACTGGCTCGCGTGAAGCGCTCGAGCTGCGTGATGGCGACAAGAGCCGTTACCTGGGCAAAGGCGTACTCAAAGCCGTTGCCAACATCAACGGTCCGATCCGCGACCTGTTGAAAGGCGCAGACCCAAGCGACCAGAAAGCGCTGGATCACGCGATGATCAAGCTCGACGGTACTGAAAACAAAGGTTCCCTGGGCGCCAACGCGATCCTCGCCGTTTCCCTGGCCGCGGCCAAGGCAGCAGCACAGGACCAGGACCTGCCGCTGTACGCGCACATCGCCAACCTGAACGGCACCCCGGGTGTTTACTCGATGCCGGTTCCGATGATGAACATCATCAACGGTGGCGAGCACGCCGATAACAACGTCGACATCCAGGAATTCATGGTTCAGCCGGTTGGCGCCAAGTCTTTCTCGGAAGGCCTGCGCATGGGCACCGAGATTTTCCATCACCTCAAAGCCGTTCTGAAGGCCCGTGGCCTGAGCACTGCAGTTGGCGACGAAGGTGGTTTCGCACCGAACCTGGCTTCCAACGAAGACGCTTTGAAAGTGATCTCCGAAGCCGTGGCCAACGCCGGTTACAAACTGGGCACCGACGTGACCCTGGCACTGGACTGCGCGGCCAGCGAATTCTACGAAGACGGTAAATACAACCTGTCCGGCGAAGGCCAGGTGTTCACCGCTGAAGGTTTCGCTGATTACCTGAAAGGCCTGACCGAGCGTTATCCGATCATCTCGATCGAAGACGGTCTGGACGAGTCCGACTGGGCTGGCTGGAAAATCCTCACCGACAAGATCGGCGAGAAAGTCCAACTGGTCGGCGACGACCTGTTCGTGACCAACACCAAGATCCTGAAAGAAGGCATCGACAAAAAGATCGCCAACTCGATCCTGATCAAGTTCAACCAGATCGGCACCCTGACCGAAACCCTGGAAGCCATCCAGATGGCCAAGGCCGCTGGTTACACCGCTGTGATCTCGCACCGCTCCGGCGAAACCGAAGATTCGACCATTGCCGACCTGGCCGTGGGCACCTCGGCTGGCCAGATCAAGACCGGTTCCCTGTGCCGTTCGGACCGCGTATCCAAGTACAACCAACTGCTGCGTATCGAAGAGCAGTTGAATGGCAAAGCCAAGTACAACGGTCGCAGCGAATTCCGCGGCTGA
- the ispD gene encoding 2-C-methyl-D-erythritol 4-phosphate cytidylyltransferase — MIQSLPAFWAVIPAAGVGARMAADRPKQYLQLGGRTILEHSLGCFLDHPALKGLVVSLAVDDPYWPNLACAADPRIQRVDGGDERSGSVLNALLHLHAQGADDEDWVLVHDAARPNLSRDDLDKLLSELADDPVGGLLAVPARDTLKRVDKHGRVVETVDRSVIWQAYTPQMFRLGALHRALADSLVADALVTDEASAMEWAGLAPRLIEGRSDNLKVTRPEDLEWLRQRWANRR, encoded by the coding sequence ATGATCCAGTCGTTACCGGCCTTCTGGGCCGTGATTCCTGCCGCGGGCGTCGGTGCCCGTATGGCTGCGGACCGTCCCAAGCAATACTTGCAACTGGGCGGGCGCACTATTCTCGAACACAGCCTCGGCTGTTTCCTTGATCATCCTGCCCTGAAGGGGTTGGTGGTCAGTCTTGCTGTTGATGATCCTTATTGGCCAAACCTGGCGTGTGCTGCCGATCCGCGTATTCAGCGGGTTGACGGTGGCGACGAGCGTTCCGGCTCGGTGCTCAATGCCTTGCTGCATTTGCATGCGCAGGGTGCGGACGATGAAGATTGGGTGCTGGTGCACGATGCTGCGCGGCCCAACCTGAGCCGTGATGATCTGGACAAGCTGCTAAGCGAATTGGCGGATGATCCTGTCGGCGGACTGCTGGCAGTGCCGGCACGCGATACCTTGAAACGGGTCGACAAGCACGGTCGCGTGGTTGAAACCGTGGATCGCAGCGTGATCTGGCAGGCGTATACGCCGCAGATGTTTCGCCTTGGTGCGTTGCACCGGGCATTGGCGGACAGTCTGGTGGCGGATGCGTTGGTGACGGATGAAGCTTCGGCCATGGAGTGGGCGGGTCTGGCTCCTCGTTTGATCGAAGGTCGATCCGACAATCTCAAAGTCACACGCCCTGAAGACCTCGAATGGCTGCGACAGCGTTGGGCTAATCGCCGCTGA
- a CDS encoding LysR substrate-binding domain-containing protein yields MSENRWEGIDEFVAVAECSQFTAAAERLGVSSSHVSRQIVRLEERLQTRLLYRSTRRVTLTEAGQTFLQHCQRLQDGREEALRAVGDLTSEPKGMLRMTCAVAYGERFIVPLVTRFMALYPQLRVDIELSNRPLDLVHEGLDLAIRLGRLQDSRLVATRLAPRRMYLCASPSYLERYGRPHSLSELSRHNCLIGSSDMWQLEQNGREFSQRVQGNWRCNSGQAVLDAALQGVGLCQLPDYYVLEHLNSGALISLLEAHQPPNTAVWALYPQQRHLSPKVRKLVDYLKEGLAQRPEYRA; encoded by the coding sequence ATGTCCGAAAACCGCTGGGAAGGGATTGACGAGTTCGTCGCCGTGGCCGAGTGCAGCCAGTTCACCGCGGCTGCGGAACGGCTTGGGGTTTCGTCCTCTCACGTCAGCCGACAAATCGTACGCCTCGAAGAACGCCTTCAGACGCGGCTGCTGTACCGAAGCACCCGTCGGGTCACGCTGACCGAAGCCGGGCAAACCTTTTTGCAGCATTGCCAGCGTTTGCAGGATGGTCGCGAAGAAGCCTTGCGCGCAGTCGGCGACCTGACCAGCGAACCCAAGGGCATGCTGCGCATGACCTGCGCGGTGGCGTACGGCGAACGCTTCATCGTGCCGCTGGTGACGCGCTTCATGGCGCTCTATCCGCAACTGCGCGTCGACATTGAACTGAGCAACCGCCCTCTCGATCTGGTGCACGAAGGGCTGGACCTGGCGATCCGCCTCGGTCGTCTTCAGGACTCACGACTGGTCGCCACACGGCTGGCACCGCGGCGCATGTATTTGTGCGCATCACCGTCCTACCTGGAACGGTATGGCCGCCCACACAGTTTGTCGGAGCTCAGCCGGCACAATTGCCTGATCGGCAGTTCGGACATGTGGCAACTGGAACAGAACGGGCGGGAATTTTCGCAACGGGTGCAGGGAAACTGGCGCTGCAACAGTGGGCAAGCAGTATTGGATGCGGCGCTGCAGGGGGTTGGGTTGTGCCAGCTGCCGGATTACTACGTGCTGGAACATTTGAACAGCGGTGCTTTGATTTCACTGCTGGAAGCGCATCAGCCGCCGAATACGGCGGTTTGGGCGCTTTATCCACAGCAGCGGCATCTGTCGCCGAAGGTGCGCAAGCTGGTGGATTATTTGAAGGAAGGTTTGGCGCAAAGGCCGGAGTACCGGGCTTAG